In the Oncorhynchus nerka isolate Pitt River linkage group LG2, Oner_Uvic_2.0, whole genome shotgun sequence genome, one interval contains:
- the LOC115138425 gene encoding ankyrin repeat and SAM domain-containing protein 1A-like isoform X6 — protein MEDARLAQSIERGDQYSKGLHIQLYLYPCLTLTLTVTTVGVQYITAGWFHHYISSVRVAGPLLLCGSCPPPAWTLSPLPCWCSCTRLCWPRMMWQCHVSSSECRCYRLKGFSLLKRFPLSADGACSKALDQPVGEWLEHVGLPQYESKLLLNGFDDLRYMGSNVMEDTDLRDMGITDPGHRKKIIRAARSLPKVKALGCDGSTSLSTWLDVLGLQEYLPNFLSSGYRTLDCVKNLWELEIVNVLKISPLGHRKRIIASLAERPYEEAPTKSQISHRLSQIRFQDLLSQTGTSPLSQMDPSTSRSMDMLLPLGEGGRRRRAMDQDCSVSLRSYSERPRSHDRQSDRQREPRLTLRPPSQSATYTTVSAWHHQPEKLILESCGYEASYMGSMIIRDLRGIESTQEACAKIRKSKDHSKKGPVVILSITYKGVKFIDAATKTIVAEHEIRNISCAAQDPDDLCTFAYITKDSKSGHHFCHVFSTVEVTQTYEIILTLGQAFEVAYQLALQTKARQYVPVPPPSLGSEVIETKSSRPTSQQWSSMRRSTEHRVHCSSMVPLGITRQDSSSLTKATSTADKH, from the exons ATGGAAGATGCCAGATTGGCTCAATCAATTGAACGTGGTGATCAATATTCAAAGGGTCTACATATccaactctacctctacccttgcCTGACATTGACACTCACAGTAACGACAGTGGGTGTACAGTATATCACGGCGGGCTGGTTCCACCACTATATCTCCAGTGTAAGAGTAGCCGGGCCCCTCCTGCTCTGTGGGAGCTGCCCTCCCCCAGCCTGGACCCTGTCTCCTCTGCCCTGTTGGTGCTCCTGCACTCGGCTGTGCTGGCCGAGGATGATGTGGCAATGTCATGTCTCGTCCTCGGAATGCCGCTGCTACCGGCTGAAGGGATTTTCCCTGCTGAAGCGCTTCCCTCTCTCGGCAGATGGGGCCTGCAGCAAAGCCCTGGACCAGCCTGTGGGAGAGTGGCTGGAGCATGTGGGGCTGCCACAGTACGAGAGCAAGCTGCTGCTTAATGGCTTCGACGACCTACGCTACATG GGCAGTAACGTGATGGAGGACACGGATCTTAGAGATATGGGAATCACTGACCCTGGCCACAGAAAGAAGATCATCCGTGCAGCACGCAGCTTGCCCAAG GTGAAAGCCCTGGGCTGTGATGGCAGCACCTCTCTGTCCACCTGGTTGGATGTGCTAGGCCTCCAGGAGTACCTGCCTAACTTCCTGTCCAGTGGCTACCGTACCTTGGACTGTGTGAAGAATCTATGGGAGCTGGAGATTGTCAAT GTGTTGAAAATCAGCCCTCTGGGCCACAGGAAGAGAATCATAGCATCTCTGGCAGAGCGGCCCTATGAGGAGGCCCCGACCAAATCACAgatctctcaccgtctctcacagaTCAGG TTTCAGGACCTTTTGTCCCAGACAGGGACCTCTCCTCTGAGTCAGATGGACCCTTCCACCAGTCGCTCCATGGACATGCTCCTGCCCttgggagagggaggcaggaggaggagagccATGGACCAGGACTGTAGCGTGTCCCTGCGCTCCTACAGCGAGAGACCCCGCTCCCAC GACAGGCAGAGTGACCGACAAAGGGAACCCCGTTTGACCCTCCGGCCGCCGAGCCAGTCTGCCACGTACACCACGGTCTCTGCTTGGCATCACCAGCCTGAGAAACTTATCTTAGAGTCTTGCGGGTATGAGGCCAGT TATATGGGATCAATGATTATCAGGGATCTAAGGGGGATTGAGTCCACTCAAGAAGCCTGTGCTAAAATTAGG AAGTCAAAGGACCATTCAAAAAAGGGTCCTGTTGTCATCCTCTCCATCACTTATAAAGGGGTCAAGTTCATTGATGCCGCCACTAAG ACAATAGTAGCCGAGCATGAGATCAGGAACATCTCCTGTGCGGCCCAGGACCCTGATGACCTCTGCACCTTCGCCTACATCACCAAGGACAGTAAGAGTGGCCACCACTTCTGCCATGTCTTCAGCACTGTGGAAGTG ACTCAGACTTATGAGATCATCCTGACACTGGGACAGGCATTTGAGGTGGCCTATCAGCTGGCTCTCCAGACCAAGGCCAGGCAGTATGTCCCAGTCCCCCCACCTTCTCTGGGGTCAGAGGTCATTGAGACCAAATCCAGCCGGCCCACGTCACAACAATGGAGCAGCATGAGGAGATCAACA
- the LOC115138425 gene encoding ankyrin repeat and SAM domain-containing protein 1A-like isoform X4 codes for MEDARLAQSIERGDQYSKGLHIQLYLYPCLTLTLTVTTVGVQYITAGWFHHYISSVRVAGPLLLCGSCPPPAWTLSPLPCWCSCTRLCWPRMMWQCHVSSSECRCYRLKGFSLLKRFPLSADGACSKALDQPVGEWLEHVGLPQYESKLLLNGFDDLRYMGSNVMEDTDLRDMGITDPGHRKKIIRAARSLPKVKALGCDGSTSLSTWLDVLGLQEYLPNFLSSGYRTLDCVKNLWELEIVNVLKISPLGHRKRIIASLAERPYEEAPTKSQISHRLSQIRFQDLLSQTGTSPLSQMDPSTSRSMDMLLPLGEGGRRRRAMDQDCSVSLRSYSERPRSHDRQSDRQREPRLTLRPPSQSATYTTVSAWHHQPEKLILESCGYEASYMGSMIIRDLRGIESTQEACAKIRKSKDHSKKGPVVILSITYKGVKFIDAATKTIVAEHEIRNISCAAQDPDDLCTFAYITKDSKSGHHFCHVFSTVEVTQTYEIILTLGQAFEVAYQLALQTKARQYVPVPPPSLGSEVIETKSSRPTSQQWSSMRRSTIDPLEMDADMQSLGSATWLFNQRDSNKRPVSTKYETTIF; via the exons ATGGAAGATGCCAGATTGGCTCAATCAATTGAACGTGGTGATCAATATTCAAAGGGTCTACATATccaactctacctctacccttgcCTGACATTGACACTCACAGTAACGACAGTGGGTGTACAGTATATCACGGCGGGCTGGTTCCACCACTATATCTCCAGTGTAAGAGTAGCCGGGCCCCTCCTGCTCTGTGGGAGCTGCCCTCCCCCAGCCTGGACCCTGTCTCCTCTGCCCTGTTGGTGCTCCTGCACTCGGCTGTGCTGGCCGAGGATGATGTGGCAATGTCATGTCTCGTCCTCGGAATGCCGCTGCTACCGGCTGAAGGGATTTTCCCTGCTGAAGCGCTTCCCTCTCTCGGCAGATGGGGCCTGCAGCAAAGCCCTGGACCAGCCTGTGGGAGAGTGGCTGGAGCATGTGGGGCTGCCACAGTACGAGAGCAAGCTGCTGCTTAATGGCTTCGACGACCTACGCTACATG GGCAGTAACGTGATGGAGGACACGGATCTTAGAGATATGGGAATCACTGACCCTGGCCACAGAAAGAAGATCATCCGTGCAGCACGCAGCTTGCCCAAG GTGAAAGCCCTGGGCTGTGATGGCAGCACCTCTCTGTCCACCTGGTTGGATGTGCTAGGCCTCCAGGAGTACCTGCCTAACTTCCTGTCCAGTGGCTACCGTACCTTGGACTGTGTGAAGAATCTATGGGAGCTGGAGATTGTCAAT GTGTTGAAAATCAGCCCTCTGGGCCACAGGAAGAGAATCATAGCATCTCTGGCAGAGCGGCCCTATGAGGAGGCCCCGACCAAATCACAgatctctcaccgtctctcacagaTCAGG TTTCAGGACCTTTTGTCCCAGACAGGGACCTCTCCTCTGAGTCAGATGGACCCTTCCACCAGTCGCTCCATGGACATGCTCCTGCCCttgggagagggaggcaggaggaggagagccATGGACCAGGACTGTAGCGTGTCCCTGCGCTCCTACAGCGAGAGACCCCGCTCCCAC GACAGGCAGAGTGACCGACAAAGGGAACCCCGTTTGACCCTCCGGCCGCCGAGCCAGTCTGCCACGTACACCACGGTCTCTGCTTGGCATCACCAGCCTGAGAAACTTATCTTAGAGTCTTGCGGGTATGAGGCCAGT TATATGGGATCAATGATTATCAGGGATCTAAGGGGGATTGAGTCCACTCAAGAAGCCTGTGCTAAAATTAGG AAGTCAAAGGACCATTCAAAAAAGGGTCCTGTTGTCATCCTCTCCATCACTTATAAAGGGGTCAAGTTCATTGATGCCGCCACTAAG ACAATAGTAGCCGAGCATGAGATCAGGAACATCTCCTGTGCGGCCCAGGACCCTGATGACCTCTGCACCTTCGCCTACATCACCAAGGACAGTAAGAGTGGCCACCACTTCTGCCATGTCTTCAGCACTGTGGAAGTG ACTCAGACTTATGAGATCATCCTGACACTGGGACAGGCATTTGAGGTGGCCTATCAGCTGGCTCTCCAGACCAAGGCCAGGCAGTATGTCCCAGTCCCCCCACCTTCTCTGGGGTCAGAGGTCATTGAGACCAAATCCAGCCGGCCCACGTCACAACAATGGAGCAGCATGAGGAGATCAACA ATTGACCCTCTGGAGATGGACGCAGACATGCAATCCCTGGGCAGCGCCACCTGGCTCTTCAACCAGAGAGACTCCAACAAGCGCCCTGTCAGCACCAAGTACGAGACCACCATATTCTGA
- the LOC115138425 gene encoding ankyrin repeat and SAM domain-containing protein 1A-like isoform X7 yields the protein MEDARLAQSIERGDQYSKGLHIQLYLYPCLTLTLTVTTVGVQYITAGWFHHYISSVRVAGPLLLCGSCPPPAWTLSPLPCWCSCTRLCWPRMMWQCHVSSSECRCYRLKGFSLLKRFPLSADGACSKALDQPVGEWLEHVGLPQYESKLLLNGFDDLRYMGSNVMEDTDLRDMGITDPGHRKKIIRAARSLPKVKALGCDGSTSLSTWLDVLGLQEYLPNFLSSGYRTLDCVKNLWELEIVNVLKISPLGHRKRIIASLAERPYEEAPTKSQISHRLSQIRFQDLLSQTGTSPLSQMDPSTSRSMDMLLPLGEGGRRRRAMDQDCSVSLRSYSERPRSHDRQSDRQREPRLTLRPPSQSATYTTVSAWHHQPEKLILESCGYEASYMGSMIIRDLRGIESTQEACAKIRKSKDHSKKGPVVILSITYKGVKFIDAATKTIVAEHEIRNISCAAQDPDDLCTFAYITKDSKSGHHFCHVFSTVEVTQTYEIILTLGQAFEVAYQLALQTKARQYVPVPPPSLGSEVIETKSSRPTSQQWSSMRRSTLTPAFKFPDTKL from the exons ATGGAAGATGCCAGATTGGCTCAATCAATTGAACGTGGTGATCAATATTCAAAGGGTCTACATATccaactctacctctacccttgcCTGACATTGACACTCACAGTAACGACAGTGGGTGTACAGTATATCACGGCGGGCTGGTTCCACCACTATATCTCCAGTGTAAGAGTAGCCGGGCCCCTCCTGCTCTGTGGGAGCTGCCCTCCCCCAGCCTGGACCCTGTCTCCTCTGCCCTGTTGGTGCTCCTGCACTCGGCTGTGCTGGCCGAGGATGATGTGGCAATGTCATGTCTCGTCCTCGGAATGCCGCTGCTACCGGCTGAAGGGATTTTCCCTGCTGAAGCGCTTCCCTCTCTCGGCAGATGGGGCCTGCAGCAAAGCCCTGGACCAGCCTGTGGGAGAGTGGCTGGAGCATGTGGGGCTGCCACAGTACGAGAGCAAGCTGCTGCTTAATGGCTTCGACGACCTACGCTACATG GGCAGTAACGTGATGGAGGACACGGATCTTAGAGATATGGGAATCACTGACCCTGGCCACAGAAAGAAGATCATCCGTGCAGCACGCAGCTTGCCCAAG GTGAAAGCCCTGGGCTGTGATGGCAGCACCTCTCTGTCCACCTGGTTGGATGTGCTAGGCCTCCAGGAGTACCTGCCTAACTTCCTGTCCAGTGGCTACCGTACCTTGGACTGTGTGAAGAATCTATGGGAGCTGGAGATTGTCAAT GTGTTGAAAATCAGCCCTCTGGGCCACAGGAAGAGAATCATAGCATCTCTGGCAGAGCGGCCCTATGAGGAGGCCCCGACCAAATCACAgatctctcaccgtctctcacagaTCAGG TTTCAGGACCTTTTGTCCCAGACAGGGACCTCTCCTCTGAGTCAGATGGACCCTTCCACCAGTCGCTCCATGGACATGCTCCTGCCCttgggagagggaggcaggaggaggagagccATGGACCAGGACTGTAGCGTGTCCCTGCGCTCCTACAGCGAGAGACCCCGCTCCCAC GACAGGCAGAGTGACCGACAAAGGGAACCCCGTTTGACCCTCCGGCCGCCGAGCCAGTCTGCCACGTACACCACGGTCTCTGCTTGGCATCACCAGCCTGAGAAACTTATCTTAGAGTCTTGCGGGTATGAGGCCAGT TATATGGGATCAATGATTATCAGGGATCTAAGGGGGATTGAGTCCACTCAAGAAGCCTGTGCTAAAATTAGG AAGTCAAAGGACCATTCAAAAAAGGGTCCTGTTGTCATCCTCTCCATCACTTATAAAGGGGTCAAGTTCATTGATGCCGCCACTAAG ACAATAGTAGCCGAGCATGAGATCAGGAACATCTCCTGTGCGGCCCAGGACCCTGATGACCTCTGCACCTTCGCCTACATCACCAAGGACAGTAAGAGTGGCCACCACTTCTGCCATGTCTTCAGCACTGTGGAAGTG ACTCAGACTTATGAGATCATCCTGACACTGGGACAGGCATTTGAGGTGGCCTATCAGCTGGCTCTCCAGACCAAGGCCAGGCAGTATGTCCCAGTCCCCCCACCTTCTCTGGGGTCAGAGGTCATTGAGACCAAATCCAGCCGGCCCACGTCACAACAATGGAGCAGCATGAGGAGATCAACA CTCACTCCAGCGTTCAAGTTTCCGGACACCAAGCTGTGA
- the LOC115138425 gene encoding ankyrin repeat and SAM domain-containing protein 1A-like isoform X3 — translation MEDARLAQSIERGDQYSKGLHIQLYLYPCLTLTLTVTTVGVQYITAGWFHHYISSVRVAGPLLLCGSCPPPAWTLSPLPCWCSCTRLCWPRMMWQCHVSSSECRCYRLKGFSLLKRFPLSADGACSKALDQPVGEWLEHVGLPQYESKLLLNGFDDLRYMGSNVMEDTDLRDMGITDPGHRKKIIRAARSLPKVKALGCDGSTSLSTWLDVLGLQEYLPNFLSSGYRTLDCVKNLWELEIVNVLKISPLGHRKRIIASLAERPYEEAPTKSQISHRLSQIRTGTSPLSQMDPSTSRSMDMLLPLGEGGRRRRAMDQDCSVSLRSYSERPRSHDRQSDRQREPRLTLRPPSQSATYTTVSAWHHQPEKLILESCGYEASYMGSMIIRDLRGIESTQEACAKIRKSKDHSKKGPVVILSITYKGVKFIDAATKTIVAEHEIRNISCAAQDPDDLCTFAYITKDSKSGHHFCHVFSTVEVTQTYEIILTLGQAFEVAYQLALQTKARQYVPVPPPSLGSEVIETKSSRPTSQQWSSMRRSTGAPLLECRCCYCHTCTTHRPSFLPLHSVSPGVQVLLSPPFRYPSSSIC, via the exons ATGGAAGATGCCAGATTGGCTCAATCAATTGAACGTGGTGATCAATATTCAAAGGGTCTACATATccaactctacctctacccttgcCTGACATTGACACTCACAGTAACGACAGTGGGTGTACAGTATATCACGGCGGGCTGGTTCCACCACTATATCTCCAGTGTAAGAGTAGCCGGGCCCCTCCTGCTCTGTGGGAGCTGCCCTCCCCCAGCCTGGACCCTGTCTCCTCTGCCCTGTTGGTGCTCCTGCACTCGGCTGTGCTGGCCGAGGATGATGTGGCAATGTCATGTCTCGTCCTCGGAATGCCGCTGCTACCGGCTGAAGGGATTTTCCCTGCTGAAGCGCTTCCCTCTCTCGGCAGATGGGGCCTGCAGCAAAGCCCTGGACCAGCCTGTGGGAGAGTGGCTGGAGCATGTGGGGCTGCCACAGTACGAGAGCAAGCTGCTGCTTAATGGCTTCGACGACCTACGCTACATG GGCAGTAACGTGATGGAGGACACGGATCTTAGAGATATGGGAATCACTGACCCTGGCCACAGAAAGAAGATCATCCGTGCAGCACGCAGCTTGCCCAAG GTGAAAGCCCTGGGCTGTGATGGCAGCACCTCTCTGTCCACCTGGTTGGATGTGCTAGGCCTCCAGGAGTACCTGCCTAACTTCCTGTCCAGTGGCTACCGTACCTTGGACTGTGTGAAGAATCTATGGGAGCTGGAGATTGTCAAT GTGTTGAAAATCAGCCCTCTGGGCCACAGGAAGAGAATCATAGCATCTCTGGCAGAGCGGCCCTATGAGGAGGCCCCGACCAAATCACAgatctctcaccgtctctcacagaTCAGG ACAGGGACCTCTCCTCTGAGTCAGATGGACCCTTCCACCAGTCGCTCCATGGACATGCTCCTGCCCttgggagagggaggcaggaggaggagagccATGGACCAGGACTGTAGCGTGTCCCTGCGCTCCTACAGCGAGAGACCCCGCTCCCAC GACAGGCAGAGTGACCGACAAAGGGAACCCCGTTTGACCCTCCGGCCGCCGAGCCAGTCTGCCACGTACACCACGGTCTCTGCTTGGCATCACCAGCCTGAGAAACTTATCTTAGAGTCTTGCGGGTATGAGGCCAGT TATATGGGATCAATGATTATCAGGGATCTAAGGGGGATTGAGTCCACTCAAGAAGCCTGTGCTAAAATTAGG AAGTCAAAGGACCATTCAAAAAAGGGTCCTGTTGTCATCCTCTCCATCACTTATAAAGGGGTCAAGTTCATTGATGCCGCCACTAAG ACAATAGTAGCCGAGCATGAGATCAGGAACATCTCCTGTGCGGCCCAGGACCCTGATGACCTCTGCACCTTCGCCTACATCACCAAGGACAGTAAGAGTGGCCACCACTTCTGCCATGTCTTCAGCACTGTGGAAGTG ACTCAGACTTATGAGATCATCCTGACACTGGGACAGGCATTTGAGGTGGCCTATCAGCTGGCTCTCCAGACCAAGGCCAGGCAGTATGTCCCAGTCCCCCCACCTTCTCTGGGGTCAGAGGTCATTGAGACCAAATCCAGCCGGCCCACGTCACAACAATGGAGCAGCATGAGGAGATCAACA GGTGCCCCTCTGCTAGAATGCCGCTGCTGTTACTGTCACACGTGTACTACCCACCGCCCCTCCTTCCTCCCGTTGCACTCTGTTAGCCCTGGAGTCCaggtcctgctctctcctcctttccgCTATCCTTCATCATCCATCTGCTAA
- the LOC115138425 gene encoding ankyrin repeat and SAM domain-containing protein 1A-like isoform X1 — protein sequence MEDARLAQSIERGDQYSKGLHIQLYLYPCLTLTLTVTTVGVQYITAGWFHHYISSVRVAGPLLLCGSCPPPAWTLSPLPCWCSCTRLCWPRMMWQCHVSSSECRCYRLKGFSLLKRFPLSADGACSKALDQPVGEWLEHVGLPQYESKLLLNGFDDLRYMGSNVMEDTDLRDMGITDPGHRKKIIRAARSLPKVKALGCDGSTSLSTWLDVLGLQEYLPNFLSSGYRTLDCVKNLWELEIVNVLKISPLGHRKRIIASLAERPYEEAPTKSQISHRLSQIRFQDLLSQTGTSPLSQMDPSTSRSMDMLLPLGEGGRRRRAMDQDCSVSLRSYSERPRSHDRQSDRQREPRLTLRPPSQSATYTTVSAWHHQPEKLILESCGYEASYMGSMIIRDLRGIESTQEACAKIRKSKDHSKKGPVVILSITYKGVKFIDAATKTIVAEHEIRNISCAAQDPDDLCTFAYITKDSKSGHHFCHVFSTVEVTQTYEIILTLGQAFEVAYQLALQTKARQYVPVPPPSLGSEVIETKSSRPTSQQWSSMRRSTGAPLLECRCCYCHTCTTHRPSFLPLHSVSPGVQVLLSPPFRYPSSSIC from the exons ATGGAAGATGCCAGATTGGCTCAATCAATTGAACGTGGTGATCAATATTCAAAGGGTCTACATATccaactctacctctacccttgcCTGACATTGACACTCACAGTAACGACAGTGGGTGTACAGTATATCACGGCGGGCTGGTTCCACCACTATATCTCCAGTGTAAGAGTAGCCGGGCCCCTCCTGCTCTGTGGGAGCTGCCCTCCCCCAGCCTGGACCCTGTCTCCTCTGCCCTGTTGGTGCTCCTGCACTCGGCTGTGCTGGCCGAGGATGATGTGGCAATGTCATGTCTCGTCCTCGGAATGCCGCTGCTACCGGCTGAAGGGATTTTCCCTGCTGAAGCGCTTCCCTCTCTCGGCAGATGGGGCCTGCAGCAAAGCCCTGGACCAGCCTGTGGGAGAGTGGCTGGAGCATGTGGGGCTGCCACAGTACGAGAGCAAGCTGCTGCTTAATGGCTTCGACGACCTACGCTACATG GGCAGTAACGTGATGGAGGACACGGATCTTAGAGATATGGGAATCACTGACCCTGGCCACAGAAAGAAGATCATCCGTGCAGCACGCAGCTTGCCCAAG GTGAAAGCCCTGGGCTGTGATGGCAGCACCTCTCTGTCCACCTGGTTGGATGTGCTAGGCCTCCAGGAGTACCTGCCTAACTTCCTGTCCAGTGGCTACCGTACCTTGGACTGTGTGAAGAATCTATGGGAGCTGGAGATTGTCAAT GTGTTGAAAATCAGCCCTCTGGGCCACAGGAAGAGAATCATAGCATCTCTGGCAGAGCGGCCCTATGAGGAGGCCCCGACCAAATCACAgatctctcaccgtctctcacagaTCAGG TTTCAGGACCTTTTGTCCCAGACAGGGACCTCTCCTCTGAGTCAGATGGACCCTTCCACCAGTCGCTCCATGGACATGCTCCTGCCCttgggagagggaggcaggaggaggagagccATGGACCAGGACTGTAGCGTGTCCCTGCGCTCCTACAGCGAGAGACCCCGCTCCCAC GACAGGCAGAGTGACCGACAAAGGGAACCCCGTTTGACCCTCCGGCCGCCGAGCCAGTCTGCCACGTACACCACGGTCTCTGCTTGGCATCACCAGCCTGAGAAACTTATCTTAGAGTCTTGCGGGTATGAGGCCAGT TATATGGGATCAATGATTATCAGGGATCTAAGGGGGATTGAGTCCACTCAAGAAGCCTGTGCTAAAATTAGG AAGTCAAAGGACCATTCAAAAAAGGGTCCTGTTGTCATCCTCTCCATCACTTATAAAGGGGTCAAGTTCATTGATGCCGCCACTAAG ACAATAGTAGCCGAGCATGAGATCAGGAACATCTCCTGTGCGGCCCAGGACCCTGATGACCTCTGCACCTTCGCCTACATCACCAAGGACAGTAAGAGTGGCCACCACTTCTGCCATGTCTTCAGCACTGTGGAAGTG ACTCAGACTTATGAGATCATCCTGACACTGGGACAGGCATTTGAGGTGGCCTATCAGCTGGCTCTCCAGACCAAGGCCAGGCAGTATGTCCCAGTCCCCCCACCTTCTCTGGGGTCAGAGGTCATTGAGACCAAATCCAGCCGGCCCACGTCACAACAATGGAGCAGCATGAGGAGATCAACA GGTGCCCCTCTGCTAGAATGCCGCTGCTGTTACTGTCACACGTGTACTACCCACCGCCCCTCCTTCCTCCCGTTGCACTCTGTTAGCCCTGGAGTCCaggtcctgctctctcctcctttccgCTATCCTTCATCATCCATCTGCTAA